In Micrococcus luteus NCTC 2665, a single window of DNA contains:
- a CDS encoding exodeoxyribonuclease VII small subunit yields the protein MSEHGIEQTQDAGRPSGVEGFTSADVSDVARMSYEQARAELMETVGRLEAGGAGLEESLALWERGEALADRCQAWLDGARARLDQVRGEAAPDAD from the coding sequence ATGAGCGAGCACGGCATCGAGCAGACGCAGGACGCGGGACGCCCCAGCGGCGTGGAGGGCTTCACGTCTGCGGACGTCTCGGACGTGGCCCGGATGAGCTACGAGCAGGCGCGCGCCGAGCTGATGGAGACCGTGGGGAGGCTGGAGGCCGGTGGCGCCGGCCTCGAGGAGTCCCTGGCCCTGTGGGAACGCGGGGAGGCGCTGGCCGACCGTTGCCAGGCCTGGCTGGACGGCGCCCGCGCCCGCCTCGACCAGGTGCGCGGCGAGGCCGCCCCCGACGCCGACTGA
- a CDS encoding O-acetyl-ADP-ribose deacetylase, translating to MQLTIAPGDITATHADAVVNAANSTLLGGGGVDGAIHRRGGPEILAECRRLRETDLPEGLPAGQAVATTAGRLPARWVIHTVGPVWAKTIDKSDTLASCYRESLKVAAGLGARTVAFPAISAGIYGWPMEDAARIAVETCHAMADEVGGTVDEVLFVPYGETAEAAFRAALEHLT from the coding sequence ATGCAGCTCACCATCGCCCCCGGGGACATCACGGCCACGCACGCGGACGCCGTCGTCAACGCCGCCAACTCGACACTGCTCGGCGGCGGAGGCGTGGACGGCGCCATCCACCGGCGCGGCGGCCCCGAGATCCTGGCCGAGTGCCGCCGCCTGCGCGAGACCGATCTGCCGGAGGGGCTGCCCGCCGGCCAGGCCGTGGCGACGACGGCGGGGCGCCTGCCGGCGCGCTGGGTCATCCACACGGTGGGCCCGGTGTGGGCCAAGACCATCGACAAGTCCGACACCCTCGCCTCGTGCTACCGCGAGTCCCTGAAGGTGGCGGCCGGGCTCGGCGCCCGGACGGTCGCGTTCCCGGCGATCTCCGCGGGGATCTACGGCTGGCCCATGGAGGACGCGGCGCGGATCGCCGTCGAGACCTGCCACGCGATGGCGGACGAGGTGGGCGGCACCGTGGACGAGGTGCTGTTCGTGCCCTACGGCGAGACGGCGGAGGCCGCGTTCCGTGCGGCGCTCGAGCATCTCACCTGA
- a CDS encoding sensor histidine kinase, which translates to MSPAGGSPAPARPTVGTAEHDPAVLPLHLWPSTLGFAGVWLISFGFVLVELLRRAFTPGDGRGEAILGVAAIVVFILVYLAAFVVPRPVRAWPAWANAVLTWLVLAGCLAVLTRILGVHALLYSPFLVATWLFPHRLRVGLIGAGATMAAALATGLLFFPGDPALPVVLGNLAVLLVVLVGMRLAIGRDDRVMEMTHELDLAGQRERLGRDLHDILGHSLTTINVKTQLVHRLIDADPARAKQEAAEVIALSRTALAEARAAVAELAAPELGGQLSLSMGALRDAGMAVEAPPPGAVTEVPERRRALAAWVVREAVTNVLRHAGARRVRISLDAHHVAVLDDGAGLPASVAAGVGPRTLAERAAAEGARLEVGPGLGGAGTGVAVHWGGSATEAARGVLPAAEGRMDA; encoded by the coding sequence ATGAGCCCCGCCGGCGGATCCCCGGCGCCGGCCCGACCGACGGTCGGCACGGCGGAGCACGACCCCGCCGTTCTGCCGCTGCACCTGTGGCCGTCCACGCTGGGGTTCGCCGGGGTGTGGCTCATCAGCTTCGGCTTCGTCCTCGTCGAGCTCCTCCGCCGGGCGTTCACGCCCGGGGACGGGCGGGGCGAGGCGATCCTGGGGGTGGCGGCCATCGTGGTCTTCATCCTCGTCTACCTGGCCGCGTTCGTGGTGCCGCGCCCGGTGCGCGCGTGGCCGGCCTGGGCCAACGCGGTCCTCACCTGGCTCGTGCTCGCCGGGTGCCTGGCCGTGCTGACCCGGATCCTGGGCGTCCACGCCCTGCTCTACTCCCCCTTCCTCGTGGCCACGTGGCTCTTCCCCCACCGGCTACGCGTGGGCCTGATCGGCGCCGGGGCCACGATGGCCGCGGCGCTGGCGACCGGGCTGCTGTTCTTCCCCGGCGATCCGGCCCTGCCCGTCGTGCTGGGCAACCTCGCCGTCCTCCTGGTGGTGCTGGTGGGCATGCGCCTGGCCATCGGCCGGGACGACCGGGTCATGGAGATGACGCATGAACTCGACCTCGCCGGCCAGCGGGAACGGCTCGGCCGGGATCTGCACGACATCCTGGGCCACTCCCTGACCACCATCAACGTCAAGACCCAGCTCGTGCACCGACTGATCGACGCGGACCCCGCCCGGGCCAAGCAGGAGGCCGCCGAGGTGATCGCCCTGTCCCGCACGGCCCTCGCCGAGGCGCGGGCCGCCGTCGCCGAGCTCGCCGCCCCGGAGCTGGGCGGGCAGCTCTCCCTCTCCATGGGGGCACTGCGGGACGCCGGGATGGCCGTCGAGGCCCCGCCGCCCGGCGCCGTCACCGAGGTGCCGGAGCGTCGCCGCGCCCTGGCCGCCTGGGTCGTGCGCGAGGCCGTGACCAACGTGCTCCGCCACGCCGGGGCCCGCCGGGTGCGCATCAGCCTGGACGCCCACCACGTGGCGGTGCTCGACGACGGCGCCGGGTTGCCGGCCTCCGTCGCGGCGGGTGTGGGCCCCCGCACCCTCGCCGAGCGGGCGGCCGCGGAGGGCGCACGCCTCGAGGTGGGGCCGGGGCTGGGCGGAGCCGGCACCGGCGTGGCCGTGCACTGGGGCGGGAGCGCGACGGAGGCCGCACGCGGGGTGCTGCCCGCCGCCGAGGGCAGGATGGACGCATGA
- the rmuC gene encoding DNA recombination protein RmuC: protein MEILSLLLALILGLVLGALVGAWLMWRRAAGGGEVARRAQAELAALRTEHQGAREELAAARAEQRALTAARAEDAERQRAESQVMSTLAPLGQRLAALQEQVSVLERDRASQFGRLGEQLRAAAATDRDLLNQTTSLMATLKSTSARGHWGEAQLRRVVEAAGMLHHVDFTEQATLSGRDGERLRPDLVVSLPGGKAMAVDAKAPIGDALAAEALADEPGEEAYERRQALAAQHAAAVRRHVDQLSAKSYWAGLEHSPELVLCFLPAESLLAAALDADPGLLDHAFSRNVALVAPVSLLTALKSVAYAWRQDTLAENAHTVVASAKDLYERLGTLGTHLDRMGGSLKTAVDRYNQLVGNVESRVLPAARRLREVDPGLAPTPDIRTLESAPRPLAAPELVTGVEEDELRRRRAESAREA, encoded by the coding sequence ATGGAGATCCTCAGCCTGCTGCTCGCCCTCATCCTCGGACTCGTGCTGGGTGCCCTGGTGGGCGCGTGGCTCATGTGGCGCCGGGCGGCCGGCGGCGGTGAGGTGGCCCGCCGGGCCCAGGCCGAGCTGGCCGCGCTGCGCACCGAGCACCAGGGGGCGCGAGAGGAGCTCGCGGCCGCCCGGGCGGAGCAGCGCGCGCTCACGGCCGCGCGCGCCGAGGACGCCGAACGCCAACGCGCGGAGTCCCAGGTGATGTCCACGCTCGCCCCGCTGGGCCAGCGGCTGGCGGCGCTCCAGGAGCAGGTGAGCGTGCTGGAACGGGATCGGGCGTCCCAGTTCGGCCGGCTCGGGGAGCAGCTCCGCGCCGCCGCGGCCACGGACCGGGACCTGCTGAACCAGACCACCTCGCTCATGGCCACGCTCAAGTCCACCTCCGCGCGGGGCCACTGGGGAGAGGCGCAGCTGCGGCGGGTCGTCGAGGCGGCGGGCATGCTCCACCACGTGGACTTCACGGAGCAGGCCACGCTGTCCGGCAGGGACGGCGAGCGCCTCCGCCCGGACCTCGTGGTGTCCCTGCCCGGCGGCAAGGCCATGGCCGTGGACGCCAAGGCCCCCATCGGGGACGCGCTGGCCGCCGAGGCCCTCGCGGACGAGCCCGGCGAGGAGGCGTACGAGCGGCGCCAGGCGCTGGCCGCCCAGCACGCCGCGGCCGTGCGCCGCCACGTGGACCAGCTCTCCGCGAAGTCCTACTGGGCCGGCCTCGAGCACTCCCCCGAGCTGGTCCTGTGCTTCCTGCCCGCCGAGTCGCTCCTGGCCGCGGCGCTGGACGCGGACCCCGGGCTGCTGGACCACGCGTTCTCGCGGAACGTCGCGCTCGTCGCCCCCGTCTCCCTCCTGACCGCCCTGAAGTCCGTGGCCTACGCGTGGCGGCAGGACACCCTGGCCGAGAACGCCCACACCGTGGTGGCCAGCGCGAAGGACCTCTACGAGCGCCTCGGCACGCTCGGCACCCACCTGGACCGCATGGGCGGATCCCTCAAGACTGCCGTGGACCGCTACAACCAGCTCGTCGGCAACGTCGAGTCGCGCGTGCTCCCCGCCGCCCGGCGCCTTCGCGAAGTCGACCCGGGCCTGGCCCCCACGCCGGACATCCGTACGCTCGAGTCCGCGCCCCGGCCCCTGGCCGCTCCGGAACTGGTCACGGGCGTGGAGGAGGACGAGCTGCGCCGTCGTCGGGCGGAGTCGGCGCGGGAGGCGTGA
- a CDS encoding SLC13 family permease → MASRPLPPPSNVNEHVSRFDPRAAAQEFEHELSPGMRDEPLTGGENVKRIIGLVAGPLLAVALFLLMPGDLGVWPRLVAATAVLMAVWWMTEALPIPATALLPLVIFPLGVPAEESDGGITFDSIGASYGNNIIFLFMGGFMLALAMQRWNLHRRIALGVLKFMGARTVNLVLGFMIATGFISMWVSNTATAVMMLPIGVSILVLVQRYATDDALTADETADPVDRPAAPASAPGEAPTQAEIRSLTKSNFGTALMLGIAYAASIGSLGTIIGTPPNTLLAGHMAAEHGVEIGFGQWMLVGVPIAVVLLFACWFLLTRVLFRPEIDEVPGGRDLIAAELARLGRMSAPEAKVLAVFVLAALAWITVPLISEYVLDLTSPLLSDAAIAMVVGLILFLLPAGGGAGRGVRLLDWEAAKELPWGVLLLFGGGLALSGQFSKSGLSTWLGEQVKGFGDIPVWVLVVIAAVGILLLTEMTSNTATAATFLPVASGVALGTGVAPLMLAAPVALAATCAFMLPVATPPNAIAYGSGYVTIGQMVKGGVLLNIIAAVLISIASMTLLVWVFGL, encoded by the coding sequence ATGGCGTCCCGTCCACTCCCCCCGCCGAGCAACGTCAACGAGCACGTCTCCCGCTTCGACCCCCGAGCGGCCGCCCAGGAGTTCGAACACGAGCTCTCCCCGGGCATGCGTGACGAACCGCTGACCGGCGGCGAGAACGTCAAGCGCATCATCGGCCTCGTGGCCGGCCCCCTGCTCGCCGTCGCCCTGTTCCTGCTGATGCCGGGCGACCTCGGCGTCTGGCCCCGCCTCGTCGCCGCCACCGCCGTGCTCATGGCCGTGTGGTGGATGACCGAGGCCCTGCCCATCCCCGCCACCGCCCTGCTGCCGCTCGTCATCTTCCCGCTCGGCGTGCCCGCCGAGGAGTCCGACGGCGGCATCACCTTCGACTCCATCGGCGCGAGCTACGGCAACAACATCATCTTCCTGTTCATGGGCGGCTTCATGCTCGCCCTGGCCATGCAGCGCTGGAACCTGCACCGGCGCATCGCGCTCGGCGTCCTGAAGTTCATGGGCGCCAGGACCGTGAACCTCGTCCTGGGCTTCATGATCGCCACCGGGTTCATCTCCATGTGGGTGTCCAACACCGCCACCGCCGTGATGATGCTCCCCATCGGCGTGTCCATCCTCGTGCTCGTCCAGCGCTACGCCACGGACGACGCCCTGACCGCGGACGAGACCGCGGACCCGGTCGACCGCCCCGCCGCGCCCGCCTCCGCGCCCGGCGAGGCCCCCACGCAGGCCGAGATCCGCTCCCTCACCAAGTCGAACTTCGGCACCGCGCTCATGCTCGGCATCGCGTACGCCGCGTCCATCGGCTCGCTCGGCACCATCATCGGCACCCCGCCCAACACCCTGCTCGCGGGCCACATGGCCGCCGAGCACGGCGTGGAGATCGGCTTCGGCCAGTGGATGCTGGTCGGCGTGCCGATCGCCGTCGTGCTGCTCTTCGCGTGCTGGTTCCTGCTCACCCGCGTGCTGTTCCGCCCGGAGATCGACGAGGTCCCCGGCGGCCGCGACCTGATCGCCGCCGAGCTGGCCCGCCTCGGCCGCATGAGCGCCCCCGAGGCCAAGGTCCTCGCCGTCTTCGTCCTCGCCGCGCTGGCCTGGATCACCGTGCCGCTGATCTCCGAGTACGTCCTGGACCTGACGTCCCCGCTGCTCTCGGACGCGGCCATCGCCATGGTCGTCGGGCTCATCCTGTTCCTCCTGCCGGCCGGTGGCGGGGCCGGGCGCGGCGTGCGCCTGCTCGACTGGGAGGCCGCGAAGGAGCTGCCGTGGGGCGTGCTTCTGCTGTTCGGCGGCGGCCTGGCACTGTCCGGTCAGTTCTCCAAGTCGGGCCTGTCCACGTGGCTCGGTGAGCAGGTCAAGGGCTTCGGTGACATCCCCGTGTGGGTGCTCGTGGTGATCGCCGCCGTCGGCATCCTGCTGCTGACCGAGATGACCTCGAACACGGCCACCGCGGCCACGTTCCTGCCGGTCGCCTCCGGCGTGGCCCTGGGCACCGGCGTCGCCCCGCTCATGCTGGCCGCGCCCGTCGCCCTCGCCGCGACCTGCGCGTTCATGCTGCCCGTGGCCACCCCGCCGAACGCCATCGCGTACGGCTCCGGCTACGTGACCATCGGCCAGATGGTGAAGGGCGGCGTGTTGCTGAACATCATCGCCGCCGTGCTCATCTCCATCGCGTCGATGACCCTGCTCGTCTGGGTCTTCGGACTCTGA
- a CDS encoding response regulator transcription factor → MREAADSTSSPATPPSTGRGPGAPLRLLLADDQALVRGALAALLDTEPDLIVVAQAASGDEVADAVEAHDVDVALLDIEMPGVDGLEALRRIRDRGLDCAVLMVTTFGRPGYLERALAAGARGFVVKDTPAEQLADAVRAVARGERVVDPSLAVDTLAAGPSPLTPREVDVLREALTGASVRAIAGRLHLSAGTVRNHLSAAIGKTATSTRGEAATVARDRGWL, encoded by the coding sequence ATGAGAGAGGCAGCCGACTCGACCTCATCCCCGGCGACGCCACCCTCGACCGGTCGCGGGCCCGGGGCTCCGCTGCGCCTGCTGCTGGCCGACGACCAGGCGCTCGTGCGCGGCGCCCTGGCCGCCCTTCTGGACACCGAGCCGGACCTGATCGTCGTCGCCCAGGCCGCCTCCGGGGACGAGGTGGCGGACGCCGTCGAGGCCCATGACGTGGACGTCGCCCTGCTGGACATCGAGATGCCCGGAGTGGACGGGCTCGAGGCCCTGCGCCGGATCCGGGACCGCGGCCTGGACTGCGCCGTGCTGATGGTGACGACCTTCGGCCGCCCCGGCTACCTGGAGCGGGCCCTGGCCGCCGGGGCCCGGGGATTCGTGGTCAAGGACACCCCGGCCGAGCAGCTCGCCGACGCCGTGCGCGCGGTGGCCCGTGGTGAGCGCGTGGTGGATCCCTCGCTCGCGGTGGACACCCTCGCGGCGGGTCCGAGCCCGCTGACCCCGCGGGAGGTCGATGTGCTGCGCGAAGCACTCACGGGGGCCTCCGTCCGTGCGATCGCCGGGCGCCTGCACCTCTCGGCGGGCACGGTGCGCAACCACCTGAGCGCGGCGATCGGCAAGACGGCCACCAGCACGCGCGGCGAGGCCGCGACGGTCGCGCGCGATCGAGGGTGGCTGTAG
- the xseA gene encoding exodeoxyribonuclease VII large subunit: MDQPVTEGASAASDVPVSAPARAGETSAERPWPLRRLSENLKAHIERAPATWIEGQLIEFKNNRGNVYMTMRDLEEEVSLSLTAWRNVAMTLDGTVQQGSRVVARVKPNFWLKAGRLSMNVQEMRPVGLGDLLARVELLRRALAEEGLTSPARKRPLPLLPHRIGLITGRDSDAKKDVLRNTLLRWPAAEFEIREVAVQGAEAPRQVAAALAELDADPAVDVIVIARGGGALEEVVLPFSDETLVRAVAAARTPVVSAIGHEADRPVLDDVADLRASTPTDAAKRIVPDAAQEAAGLADARLRLAAAVERRVRAEAEGLATLRSRPVLARPHLMVDARQEETDRWRERGRSALGHRLVREEDALTQLRARVRALSPQRTLDRGYAVVQHAGQVVRDADQVAPDDRLDILVAAGRITADVVATHRTTPTPSHERTRQA; encoded by the coding sequence ATGGACCAGCCCGTGACCGAGGGCGCCTCGGCGGCGTCGGACGTGCCCGTCTCGGCGCCCGCCCGCGCGGGCGAGACCTCCGCCGAGCGGCCGTGGCCCCTGCGCCGGCTCTCCGAGAACCTCAAGGCCCACATCGAGCGCGCGCCCGCCACGTGGATCGAGGGCCAGCTCATCGAGTTCAAGAACAACCGCGGCAACGTCTACATGACCATGCGGGACCTCGAGGAGGAGGTGTCCCTGTCGCTCACCGCCTGGCGAAACGTCGCCATGACCCTGGACGGGACCGTCCAGCAGGGCTCCCGCGTGGTGGCGCGCGTGAAGCCGAACTTCTGGCTCAAGGCCGGGCGCCTGTCCATGAACGTGCAGGAGATGCGCCCGGTCGGACTCGGTGATCTGCTGGCCCGCGTGGAGCTGCTGCGCCGAGCCCTCGCCGAGGAGGGGCTGACCTCCCCCGCACGCAAACGGCCCCTGCCCCTGCTCCCCCACCGGATCGGGCTCATCACCGGCCGCGACTCGGACGCGAAGAAGGACGTGCTGCGCAACACGCTGCTGCGCTGGCCCGCGGCCGAGTTCGAGATCCGTGAGGTCGCCGTGCAGGGCGCCGAGGCCCCTCGGCAGGTGGCCGCCGCACTCGCCGAGCTCGACGCCGACCCGGCCGTGGACGTCATCGTCATCGCCCGCGGCGGCGGGGCGCTCGAGGAAGTCGTGCTCCCCTTCTCGGACGAGACGCTGGTGCGCGCCGTGGCGGCGGCGCGCACGCCCGTCGTCTCGGCGATCGGCCACGAAGCGGACCGCCCGGTCCTCGACGACGTCGCCGACCTGCGCGCCTCCACCCCCACGGACGCGGCCAAGCGGATCGTCCCGGATGCGGCCCAGGAGGCCGCCGGGCTCGCCGACGCGCGCCTGCGGCTGGCCGCGGCCGTCGAGCGCCGCGTGCGCGCCGAGGCCGAGGGGCTCGCGACCCTGCGCTCCCGACCCGTGCTGGCCCGTCCGCACCTGATGGTGGACGCCCGGCAGGAGGAGACGGACCGGTGGCGGGAGCGCGGCCGGTCCGCCCTGGGCCACCGGCTCGTCCGCGAGGAGGACGCCCTCACGCAGCTGCGCGCCCGCGTGCGCGCCCTGTCCCCGCAGCGCACCCTGGACCGCGGCTACGCCGTGGTCCAGCACGCCGGTCAGGTCGTGCGCGATGCGGACCAGGTCGCCCCGGACGACCGGCTCGACATCCTCGTGGCGGCCGGACGGATCACCGCGGACGTCGTCGCGACGCATCGGACCACCCCGACCCCATCCCACGAGAGGACACGACAGGCATGA
- a CDS encoding ABC transporter permease, translating into MSTTTTAPGRLFGYARREFVRNVRMIEGSFFIVVLPVALYLMFGALSDWGDRPVGHGNVSAYTMTGMAVYGAVMATTSIAGSAAVERQSGWGRQLSLTALTPGAYLAGKCLVALAMAALPVLAVLAAGALTGAELIGPLRWLTTGALALVSSLPFALFGLAAALLFRSEAAVSAASGILVVFGFLGNLFVPLSGIMLDIGRFTPVYGAGALARWPQMEGERAQMGTEPAAAADPLWLPIVNLLAWTAVFTVVCLLASRSRTARA; encoded by the coding sequence ATGAGCACGACCACCACCGCCCCCGGCCGCCTGTTCGGCTACGCACGCCGCGAGTTCGTCCGCAACGTGCGGATGATCGAGGGCTCGTTCTTCATCGTCGTCCTCCCCGTGGCGCTCTACCTCATGTTCGGCGCGCTCTCCGACTGGGGAGACCGCCCCGTCGGCCACGGGAACGTGTCCGCGTACACCATGACCGGCATGGCCGTGTACGGGGCGGTCATGGCCACCACGTCGATCGCCGGCTCGGCCGCCGTCGAGCGCCAGTCCGGCTGGGGCCGCCAGCTCTCCCTGACCGCGCTCACCCCGGGCGCCTACCTCGCCGGCAAGTGCCTCGTGGCCCTGGCCATGGCCGCCCTGCCCGTGCTCGCCGTGCTCGCCGCGGGCGCGCTCACGGGCGCCGAGCTCATCGGCCCGCTGCGCTGGCTCACGACGGGCGCCCTCGCCCTGGTGTCCTCGCTGCCGTTCGCGCTGTTCGGCCTGGCGGCCGCCCTGCTCTTCCGTTCGGAGGCCGCCGTGTCCGCGGCGTCGGGCATCCTGGTGGTGTTCGGCTTCCTCGGGAACCTCTTCGTCCCGCTCTCGGGCATCATGCTGGACATCGGGCGCTTCACTCCGGTGTACGGGGCCGGCGCCCTCGCCCGATGGCCGCAGATGGAGGGAGAGAGGGCACAGATGGGAACGGAACCCGCCGCCGCCGCGGACCCGCTGTGGCTGCCGATCGTGAACCTGCTGGCCTGGACGGCCGTGTTCACGGTGGTCTGCCTGCTCGCCTCCCGCTCCCGGACGGCCCGCGCATGA
- a CDS encoding type 1 glutamine amidotransferase domain-containing protein yields the protein MTENANQNAPLTGKTVAFLATNGVEQVELTSPWEAVIAAGATPVLVSPESGTITAMQSDWDHGESFDVNTTVKDAKAEDFDGLVMPGGTLNADAMRVNKDAQAFVRAFFEQHKPVAAICHAPWTLIEAGVVEGRRLTSYPSLKTDLKNAGAQWVDEEVVVDNGLTTSRSPDDLDAFNAKVVEELSEGKHEDQTA from the coding sequence ATGACTGAGAACGCCAACCAGAATGCCCCGCTGACCGGCAAGACCGTCGCGTTCCTCGCGACCAACGGCGTCGAGCAGGTCGAGCTGACCTCCCCGTGGGAGGCCGTGATCGCCGCCGGCGCGACCCCCGTGCTCGTCTCGCCGGAGTCCGGCACCATCACCGCGATGCAGTCCGACTGGGATCACGGCGAGTCCTTCGACGTGAACACGACGGTGAAGGACGCCAAGGCCGAGGACTTCGACGGCCTCGTGATGCCGGGCGGCACCCTGAACGCGGACGCCATGCGCGTCAACAAGGACGCCCAGGCGTTCGTGCGTGCCTTCTTCGAGCAGCACAAGCCGGTGGCTGCCATCTGCCACGCCCCGTGGACCCTGATCGAGGCCGGCGTCGTGGAGGGCCGCCGCCTGACCAGCTACCCGTCCCTGAAGACTGACCTGAAGAACGCGGGCGCCCAGTGGGTGGACGAGGAGGTCGTCGTGGACAACGGGCTGACCACCTCGCGCTCCCCGGACGACCTCGACGCCTTCAACGCCAAGGTCGTGGAGGAGCTGAGCGAGGGCAAGCACGAGGACCAGACCGCCTGA
- a CDS encoding ABC transporter ATP-binding protein, translating into MSNAPALATRGLTRRFGPVRAVDGVDLTVPAGEVLALLGPNGAGKTTLLDMALGFSPPSDGTVRVLGSEPVAAIRQGRVGAVLQTGGLLEDLSVRETVAMVAGCHRRHIGVPAALERAGLTGLAGRRVKKCSGGERQRLRFALALLTDPELLILDEPTAGMDVRARHDFWDTMHAEADRGRTIVFATHFLPEAEDFADRIVLMREGRIHADGTPAELATGGSVTLTGRWAGGGDDPDAPARLATALSLPQDAVQLEPQHLSPGRLRVRVPAGGSVTGDDVARHLLNERLVEDLAITHASLDDVFLSLTDAGQPAPSEPQESLA; encoded by the coding sequence ATGAGCAACGCACCCGCACTCGCAACCCGGGGACTCACCCGCCGCTTCGGACCGGTCCGGGCCGTGGACGGCGTGGACCTCACCGTCCCTGCCGGCGAAGTCCTCGCCCTCCTCGGGCCCAACGGCGCCGGCAAGACCACGCTGCTGGACATGGCCCTGGGCTTCAGCCCGCCCTCGGACGGCACGGTCCGCGTCCTCGGCTCCGAGCCTGTCGCCGCGATCCGCCAGGGCCGGGTGGGCGCGGTGCTGCAGACGGGCGGCCTGCTGGAGGACCTGAGCGTCCGCGAGACCGTGGCCATGGTGGCCGGCTGCCACCGCCGCCACATCGGCGTGCCCGCCGCCCTCGAGCGCGCCGGCCTCACCGGGCTGGCCGGGCGCCGGGTGAAGAAGTGCTCCGGAGGCGAGCGCCAGCGGCTGCGCTTCGCCCTGGCCCTGCTCACCGACCCCGAGCTGCTGATCCTGGACGAGCCCACCGCGGGCATGGACGTCCGCGCCCGCCACGACTTCTGGGACACCATGCACGCCGAGGCGGACCGGGGCCGCACCATCGTGTTCGCCACCCACTTCCTCCCCGAAGCCGAGGACTTCGCGGACCGGATCGTCCTGATGCGCGAGGGCCGGATCCACGCGGACGGCACGCCCGCCGAGCTCGCCACCGGCGGGTCCGTCACCCTCACGGGCCGCTGGGCCGGCGGCGGAGACGATCCGGACGCGCCCGCCCGCCTCGCCACCGCCCTGAGCCTGCCGCAGGACGCCGTCCAGCTCGAACCACAGCACCTCTCCCCCGGCCGCCTGCGCGTGCGCGTCCCCGCCGGGGGCTCGGTCACCGGCGACGACGTCGCCCGCCACCTGCTGAACGAGCGCCTCGTCGAGGACCTGGCGATCACCCACGCCTCCCTCGACGACGTGTTCCTCTCCCTGACCGACGCCGGCCAGCCGGCACCCTCCGAGCCGCAGGAGTCCCTCGCATGA
- a CDS encoding 4-hydroxy-3-methylbut-2-enyl diphosphate reductase: protein MSAPSVSARPSAVGLGMPQVPRVRRSREEVEEAAPVSGEKRVLLAAPRGYCAGVDRAVVAVEKALEHHGAPVYVRKEIVHNRHVVDTLTERGVVFVDELDEVPEGALTVFSAHGVSPAVVEEAAQRNLRTIDATCPLVTKVHREAVRFAKQDKRILLIGHDGHEEVEGTFGEAPEHTTVINDVAEARTVQVEDPDNLIWLSQTTLSVDETLEIVSVLRERFPHLQDPPSDDICYATSNRQAAIKSISPECDLVIIVGSANSSNSVRLKEVAAEYGASRAERVDFANQVDESWFEGVATVGLSSGASVPEVLVQEVLALLAEYGYGQVDEVVTAEEDIIFSLPKELRAELKRVGDESRSLGGRRRDAEA from the coding sequence ATGTCCGCTCCCTCCGTCTCCGCCCGTCCGTCCGCCGTCGGCCTCGGGATGCCGCAGGTCCCGCGCGTTCGTCGTTCCCGTGAGGAGGTGGAGGAGGCCGCGCCCGTGTCCGGTGAGAAGCGCGTGCTGCTGGCCGCCCCCCGTGGCTACTGCGCCGGTGTGGACCGCGCCGTCGTCGCCGTCGAGAAGGCCCTCGAGCACCACGGCGCCCCCGTGTACGTGCGCAAGGAGATCGTCCACAACCGGCACGTGGTGGACACCCTGACCGAGCGCGGTGTGGTGTTCGTCGACGAGCTGGACGAGGTGCCCGAGGGCGCCCTGACCGTGTTCTCCGCGCACGGCGTGTCCCCGGCCGTCGTCGAGGAGGCCGCCCAGCGCAACCTGCGCACCATCGATGCCACGTGCCCGCTCGTGACCAAGGTGCATCGCGAGGCCGTGCGCTTCGCCAAGCAGGACAAGCGGATCCTGTTGATCGGCCACGACGGGCACGAGGAGGTCGAGGGCACGTTCGGCGAGGCGCCCGAGCACACCACGGTGATCAACGACGTCGCCGAGGCCCGGACCGTCCAGGTGGAGGACCCGGACAACCTGATCTGGCTCTCCCAGACCACGCTCTCCGTGGACGAGACCCTCGAGATCGTCTCCGTGCTGCGCGAGCGGTTCCCTCACCTGCAGGACCCGCCCTCGGACGACATCTGCTACGCCACCTCCAACCGGCAGGCGGCCATCAAGTCGATCTCGCCGGAGTGCGACCTGGTGATCATCGTGGGCTCGGCGAACTCCTCGAACTCGGTGCGCCTCAAGGAGGTCGCCGCGGAGTACGGGGCCTCCCGCGCCGAGCGCGTGGACTTCGCCAACCAGGTGGACGAGTCCTGGTTCGAGGGCGTGGCCACCGTGGGCCTGTCCTCGGGCGCGTCCGTGCCCGAGGTGCTGGTCCAGGAGGTGCTCGCGCTGCTGGCCGAGTACGGCTACGGGCAGGTGGACGAGGTGGTGACCGCCGAGGAGGACATCATCTTCTCCCTGCCCAAGGAGCTGCGCGCCGAACTCAAGCGGGTGGGTGACGAGTCCCGCTCGCTCGGCGGACGACGCCGCGACGCCGAGGCCTGA